One window of Methylococcus sp. EFPC2 genomic DNA carries:
- a CDS encoding 2Fe-2S iron-sulfur cluster binding domain-containing protein — translation MAKATVTFEDIGITVTVPAGTRLIEISEKVGSAITYGCREGDCGTCMMQVTSGWDNLSERSVLEDKILREHFAGKHDRLACQAQVLSGEISVRPT, via the coding sequence ATGGCCAAAGCCACCGTCACCTTCGAAGATATCGGCATCACCGTCACGGTGCCGGCCGGCACGCGCCTGATCGAAATATCGGAAAAGGTCGGTTCCGCCATCACCTACGGCTGCCGCGAAGGCGATTGCGGTACCTGCATGATGCAAGTGACCTCGGGCTGGGACAATTTGAGCGAACGCTCGGTGCTGGAAGACAAGATCTTGCGCGAACACTTCGCCGGCAAACACGACCGGCTGGCCTGCCAGGCCCAGGTGCTGAGCGGCGAGATCTCGGTGCGGCCAACCTGA
- the rlmD gene encoding 23S rRNA (uracil(1939)-C(5))-methyltransferase RlmD, producing the protein MSRRPNRRPLPSTPVEAQITSYTHDGRGVAHVDGKAIFIIGALPGEHVFFLYTAMHRDYAEGKVVEVVQASPLRVEPRCPHFGVCGGCSLQHLAEDAQIEEKQRLLMEQFRRLGKVEPEGVFPPLTGPLWGYRRKARLGVKWVAKKNKVLVGFREKASGFLAEIETCAVLHPAIGEHLRDLGELIAGLSLRERIPQIEVAVGDEATALVFRVMNEPTAADLEALRSFGLRYGFDIYLQPKGPDSIFALQPERPALLSYALPEQGVEFRFQPTDFTQVNTEINRKMVDRVLEILEPQADEDVLDLFCGLGNFTLPLARRAAHVVGVEGSQAAVERGRQNAEYNGIANVEFHVADLFQPQEHSPWATRTYHKVLLDPARTGAAEILAYAPRWKASRIVYVSCNPSTLARDAGILVHQHGYRLVRAGVMDMFPHTSHVESIALFEK; encoded by the coding sequence ATGTCCAGACGCCCCAATCGCAGACCCTTACCCTCCACGCCCGTCGAAGCGCAAATCACCTCCTACACCCACGACGGGCGTGGCGTCGCCCATGTCGATGGCAAGGCCATATTCATCATCGGAGCCCTGCCGGGAGAACATGTGTTCTTTCTCTATACCGCCATGCACCGCGATTATGCCGAGGGCAAGGTCGTCGAAGTCGTGCAGGCTTCCCCGCTGCGGGTGGAACCGCGCTGCCCGCATTTCGGCGTGTGCGGCGGCTGCAGCCTGCAGCACCTGGCCGAAGACGCGCAGATCGAGGAAAAGCAGCGCCTGCTGATGGAGCAGTTCCGCCGCCTGGGCAAGGTGGAGCCGGAGGGGGTTTTTCCGCCATTGACCGGTCCCCTCTGGGGCTATCGCCGCAAGGCCAGGCTGGGCGTCAAATGGGTGGCCAAGAAGAACAAGGTGCTGGTGGGCTTTCGGGAAAAGGCCAGCGGTTTCCTCGCCGAGATCGAGACCTGCGCGGTCCTGCATCCCGCTATCGGCGAGCATTTGCGCGACCTGGGCGAGTTGATCGCCGGTCTGAGTCTGCGCGAGCGCATCCCGCAAATCGAAGTGGCGGTGGGCGACGAGGCGACCGCGCTGGTGTTCCGCGTGATGAACGAGCCGACGGCGGCCGACCTGGAAGCCTTGCGGAGTTTCGGGCTGCGCTACGGCTTCGATATCTATCTACAGCCCAAGGGGCCGGATTCCATCTTCGCCCTGCAGCCCGAGCGGCCGGCGCTTTTAAGTTACGCCCTGCCCGAGCAAGGGGTGGAATTCCGTTTCCAGCCGACCGACTTCACCCAGGTTAACACCGAGATCAACCGCAAGATGGTCGATCGTGTGTTGGAAATACTGGAGCCCCAGGCGGACGAGGACGTGCTCGATTTGTTCTGCGGTCTGGGCAACTTCACCCTGCCGTTGGCGCGTCGCGCGGCTCATGTGGTGGGGGTCGAGGGGAGCCAGGCCGCCGTCGAGCGGGGCCGGCAGAATGCCGAATACAATGGCATCGCCAATGTGGAGTTCCACGTCGCCGACCTCTTCCAGCCCCAGGAGCATAGCCCCTGGGCTACGCGCACCTATCACAAGGTGCTGCTCGATCCCGCCCGGACCGGCGCGGCGGAGATATTGGCCTATGCGCCGCGCTGGAAGGCCTCGCGTATCGTCTACGTGTCCTGCAATCCGTCCACCCTGGCGCGCGATGCCGGCATCCTCGTGCATCAGCACGGCTACCGCCTGGTGCGCGCCGGCGTGATGGACATGTTTCCTCATACCTCCCATGTCGAATCCATCGCCCTGTTCGAAAAATGA
- a CDS encoding MoxR family ATPase, whose product MSLDPVLSNPANLSSAQQDLRRLQDFINGEVIGQRVLVERMLIALLADGHILVEGAPGLAKTRAINVLAGGVEGDFHRIQFTPDLLPADLTGTEIYRPQDGSFHFQQGPLFHNLVLADEINRAPAKVQAALLEAMAERQITVGKETYRLPELFLVMATQNPIEQEGTYPLPEAQLDRFLLYVRIGYPEASRERDILRLVRAEARGRRQGSWAEFAPLSQRVLFQARAEVLDVFMSEPLEDYLLQLVLTTRNPADRDPDLARWLQYGASPRASIALDRCARARAWLAGRDFVTPEDIQEVAAEVLRHRLILSYEAEAEGINTGRIVQELLRRVPAP is encoded by the coding sequence ATGAGCCTCGACCCCGTCCTTAGCAACCCGGCCAACCTGTCGTCCGCCCAGCAAGACCTGCGGCGCTTGCAGGACTTCATCAACGGCGAGGTGATCGGTCAGCGGGTCCTGGTCGAGCGCATGCTGATCGCCTTGCTGGCCGACGGACATATCCTCGTGGAGGGCGCGCCGGGCCTGGCCAAGACCCGGGCGATCAATGTGCTCGCGGGCGGAGTTGAAGGCGATTTCCACCGCATACAGTTCACTCCGGATCTGCTTCCGGCCGATCTGACCGGGACCGAAATCTATCGGCCCCAAGACGGTTCTTTCCATTTTCAGCAAGGGCCTTTGTTTCACAATTTGGTCCTGGCCGACGAGATCAACCGCGCCCCGGCCAAGGTGCAGGCCGCCTTGCTGGAGGCGATGGCGGAACGCCAGATCACGGTGGGCAAGGAAACCTATCGCCTGCCGGAGTTGTTCCTGGTGATGGCTACTCAGAATCCCATCGAGCAGGAGGGGACTTATCCTCTTCCGGAGGCGCAACTCGACCGTTTCTTGCTCTATGTGCGCATCGGTTATCCGGAAGCCAGCCGCGAGCGGGATATCCTCCGGCTCGTAAGGGCTGAGGCGCGCGGGCGCCGCCAGGGCAGCTGGGCGGAGTTTGCGCCGCTCAGTCAGCGGGTGCTGTTTCAGGCTCGGGCCGAGGTGCTGGACGTGTTCATGAGCGAACCGCTGGAGGACTATCTGTTGCAGTTGGTGCTGACCACCCGCAATCCCGCCGACCGTGATCCCGATCTGGCGCGCTGGCTGCAATACGGTGCCAGTCCCCGCGCCAGCATCGCGCTGGATCGCTGCGCGCGAGCCCGCGCCTGGCTGGCCGGTCGTGATTTCGTGACGCCCGAGGATATCCAGGAAGTCGCCGCCGAGGTGTTGCGGCATCGCTTGATCCTTTCCTATGAGGCGGAAGCCGAAGGGATCAACACCGGACGCATCGTGCAGGAGTTGTTGCGTCGGGTTCCGGCGCCCTGA
- the pyrE gene encoding orotate phosphoribosyltransferase — MQPFQRDFIAYAIQCGVLRFGRFTLKSGRVSPYFFNTGLFDTGARLGSLGEFYAQAYLHAGLRADVLYGPAYKGIPLVGSTAIALSRATGEEVPFAFNRKEAKDHGEGGNLVGAPLQGKVLILDDVITAGTSVRESVDIIRQAGAEPYAVLIALDRQEKGQGDRSAIAEVGERYGLPVHALITLQDIIDYLEADGRLAELADVRDYRDRYGV, encoded by the coding sequence ATGCAGCCATTTCAGCGCGATTTCATCGCCTACGCGATTCAGTGTGGAGTCCTGCGTTTCGGCCGCTTCACGTTGAAGTCCGGGCGCGTCAGCCCTTATTTTTTCAATACCGGTCTATTCGATACGGGCGCCCGGCTGGGCAGTCTGGGAGAGTTCTACGCTCAGGCTTATTTGCATGCCGGGCTGCGTGCAGACGTGTTGTACGGCCCGGCCTACAAGGGCATTCCGCTGGTCGGCTCGACCGCCATCGCATTGTCGCGGGCCACGGGCGAGGAGGTTCCGTTCGCCTTCAATCGCAAGGAGGCCAAGGACCACGGCGAGGGCGGAAATCTCGTGGGTGCACCGCTGCAAGGCAAGGTTTTGATCCTGGATGACGTGATTACCGCGGGCACCTCGGTGCGCGAGTCCGTGGATATTATCCGACAGGCCGGTGCCGAGCCTTACGCCGTGTTGATCGCGCTGGATCGGCAGGAAAAAGGGCAGGGTGACCGTTCGGCGATCGCCGAGGTCGGTGAGCGCTATGGCTTGCCCGTGCATGCGCTCATCACCTTACAGGACATCATCGATTATCTGGAGGCCGACGGCCGCTTGGCGGAGTTGGCGGATGTCCGCGATTATCGGGACCGTTACGGGGTCTGA
- a CDS encoding MarC family protein, whose product MAQWNDYIKLLAGLVSVLDPLGALGIFISLTESRGAGDRRRIAGVTALAVGAVLLVALFAGEAILRLFGIGLPSFQVAGGILILLMGITMLRASHDRSRNTPEERAEAVDKDSIAVVPMAIPLLSGPGAISTVIVYGNLDPAWPHRLLVAAVVVSAAAVVLLALLLANRIAPVLGRTGMNVVTRVMGLIIASIAVEFIAQGLIELFPILGRSA is encoded by the coding sequence ATGGCCCAATGGAACGACTACATCAAACTACTCGCCGGGCTGGTTTCGGTTCTGGATCCGCTCGGGGCGCTCGGCATATTCATCAGCCTGACGGAAAGCCGCGGCGCCGGCGACCGCCGCCGCATCGCCGGGGTCACCGCGCTTGCGGTCGGCGCGGTATTGCTGGTGGCGTTGTTCGCCGGGGAGGCCATCCTCAGGCTGTTCGGCATAGGCCTGCCATCGTTCCAGGTGGCGGGAGGGATACTGATCCTGCTCATGGGGATCACGATGTTGCGCGCATCTCACGACCGTTCCCGCAACACGCCCGAAGAACGGGCCGAAGCGGTGGACAAAGATTCGATAGCCGTCGTGCCCATGGCCATTCCCCTGCTGAGCGGTCCGGGAGCGATCAGCACCGTGATCGTCTACGGCAATCTAGATCCGGCGTGGCCGCACCGCCTGCTGGTCGCCGCCGTCGTAGTGTCGGCGGCGGCCGTCGTCCTGCTGGCCCTGCTGCTGGCTAACCGTATCGCTCCCGTGCTGGGGCGCACCGGCATGAACGTCGTCACCCGCGTCATGGGCTTGATTATCGCCAGCATCGCGGTGGAGTTCATCGCCCAGGGCTTGATCGAGCTGTTTCCCATCCTGGGCCGCTCCGCGTAG
- the iscR gene encoding Fe-S cluster assembly transcriptional regulator IscR: MRLTTKGRYAVTAMLDLAYHGEKHPVTLTDIAKRQNISLSYLEQLFARLRRAGMVEGVRGPGGGYQLSRDSASINVADIITAVDETIDSTRCGGKSNCHNAQPCLTHDLWMGLSEQIRTYLSTISLHDLLQRRQVRQVAERQDKQPVAAHAMEKLVRHEQRVTAS; the protein is encoded by the coding sequence GTGAGACTGACTACCAAAGGCCGATATGCCGTTACCGCCATGCTGGACCTGGCTTATCACGGCGAGAAACATCCCGTCACACTGACCGACATCGCCAAGCGGCAGAACATTTCACTGTCCTATCTGGAGCAACTGTTCGCCCGGCTGCGCCGAGCCGGCATGGTGGAAGGGGTACGTGGCCCCGGCGGCGGCTACCAGTTGAGCCGCGACTCCGCCAGCATCAATGTCGCGGACATCATCACCGCCGTTGATGAAACCATAGATTCCACCCGCTGCGGAGGAAAGTCCAACTGCCATAATGCTCAGCCTTGCCTGACCCACGATTTGTGGATGGGCCTGAGCGAGCAGATCAGGACTTATCTGTCCACCATCAGTCTGCACGACTTGCTCCAGCGCCGCCAGGTGCGTCAGGTGGCCGAGCGCCAGGACAAACAACCGGTAGCCGCCCATGCGATGGAAAAGCTGGTTCGCCACGAACAGCGGGTTACCGCGTCCTGA
- a CDS encoding cysteine desulfurase family protein yields the protein MIYLDHNATTPLDERVRESMLPYLGPLYGNPSSLHRLGRIARSAIGTAREQVAALVGAQPSEVIFTASGTEADNLAIKGLAGKLRPGVIASPLTEHPAVTGPLDYLSRHDWRIQTLAVDAQGSLTGDSQEAWEHPDLRFATVMLANNETGVIQDIARVADRLRARGLYLHCDAVQAAGKLPLDFHRCGAHLLSISAHKIYGPKGAGALIVQTGVELEPLLHGGGQERDLRGGTENVAALVGFGKAAELAKSELDQRYAHMLRLRQVLESGLASLPGATIFAGDSERLPNTVQFALTRIDGEALVMALDRRGFAVSSGSACASGAGEPSPVLLAMGVEPDVAKGAVRVSFGKDNSEEQVPLLLQALKNILADFGLNRAAG from the coding sequence ATGATTTATCTCGACCATAACGCCACGACCCCACTGGACGAGCGGGTGCGGGAATCCATGCTCCCCTATCTGGGACCGCTCTACGGCAACCCCTCCAGCCTGCACCGATTGGGACGAATCGCCCGCAGCGCGATAGGCACCGCCCGCGAACAAGTGGCGGCCCTGGTGGGCGCACAGCCCTCCGAGGTGATATTCACGGCATCCGGCACCGAGGCCGACAATCTGGCGATCAAGGGACTGGCCGGCAAACTCCGCCCCGGCGTGATAGCCAGCCCACTCACCGAACATCCCGCCGTAACGGGACCTCTGGACTATCTGAGCCGGCACGACTGGCGTATACAGACACTGGCGGTAGACGCACAAGGCTCGCTTACCGGCGATAGTCAGGAAGCCTGGGAGCATCCGGACTTGCGTTTCGCGACGGTGATGCTGGCCAACAACGAAACCGGCGTGATTCAGGACATAGCCCGCGTCGCAGATCGCCTCCGGGCCCGCGGCCTTTATCTCCACTGCGACGCGGTCCAGGCGGCGGGCAAGCTCCCGCTCGACTTCCACCGCTGCGGCGCGCATCTGCTGTCGATCTCGGCGCACAAGATATACGGCCCCAAAGGCGCCGGCGCGTTGATCGTACAAACCGGCGTCGAACTCGAACCGCTGCTGCACGGCGGAGGCCAGGAACGCGATCTGCGCGGCGGTACCGAAAACGTCGCCGCCCTGGTCGGCTTCGGGAAAGCAGCGGAATTGGCCAAGTCGGAACTGGATCAGCGGTACGCCCACATGCTGCGACTACGCCAAGTACTGGAATCCGGGCTGGCCAGTCTGCCCGGCGCGACGATATTTGCCGGTGACTCCGAGCGCCTGCCTAATACCGTCCAGTTTGCCCTGACCCGCATCGATGGCGAAGCCTTGGTGATGGCCTTGGACCGGCGCGGTTTTGCCGTTTCCAGCGGTTCCGCCTGCGCCAGCGGCGCCGGCGAACCCAGCCCGGTCCTGCTGGCGATGGGCGTCGAGCCGGACGTAGCCAAGGGCGCTGTGCGCGTCAGCTTCGGCAAAGACAACAGTGAGGAACAAGTGCCTCTGTTGCTGCAGGCGCTAAAAAACATCCTCGCGGATTTCGGCCTGAACCGCGCGGCGGGTTAG
- the yegQ gene encoding tRNA 5-hydroxyuridine modification protein YegQ produces the protein MKSVELLSPAGTIKNMRYAYAYGADAVYAGQPRYSLRVRNNDFLEQNLALGIAEAHALGKKFYLATNVLPHNSKIKTFLKDIAPIVAMGPDALIMADPGLIMLVRENWPDMPVHLSVQANTMNYASVKFWQSVGITRIILSRELSLDEIAEIRQQCPDMELETFVHGALCIAYSGRCLLSGYFNHRDPNQGTCTNSCRWKYDTTPATENAEGDIVPVGKLDISFAELNKADCGGAARHPLADQIYLLEEENRPGEFMPVMEDEHGTYIMNSKDLRAVEHVQRLVEIGVDSLKIEGRTKSHYYVARTAQVYRQAIDDALAGHPFQPELLGVLENLAQRGYTDGFYQRHHTHEQQNYLRGYSESRKQQFVGEITGFDPLTGKADVLAKNKFAVGDRLELILPEGNRDIVVEHLEDKNGNPLAEAPGGGWEVKIPLPTAAAKLGLLAKYLPSATTV, from the coding sequence ATGAAATCCGTCGAACTGCTCTCGCCCGCGGGCACGATCAAAAACATGCGCTACGCCTATGCCTATGGTGCCGACGCGGTCTACGCCGGCCAGCCGCGCTACAGCCTGAGGGTGCGCAACAACGATTTTCTGGAGCAGAACCTGGCGCTGGGTATCGCCGAAGCCCACGCGTTAGGCAAGAAATTTTACCTGGCCACCAACGTGCTGCCGCACAACAGCAAGATCAAGACCTTCCTCAAGGACATCGCGCCCATCGTCGCCATGGGACCCGACGCCCTGATCATGGCCGACCCCGGTCTCATCATGCTGGTGCGGGAGAACTGGCCCGACATGCCGGTACACCTGTCGGTACAGGCCAATACCATGAATTACGCATCGGTCAAATTCTGGCAGTCGGTCGGTATCACGCGCATCATCCTCTCGCGCGAACTTTCGCTGGACGAAATCGCCGAGATCCGTCAGCAATGCCCGGACATGGAACTGGAAACCTTCGTCCACGGTGCCTTGTGCATCGCCTATTCCGGCCGCTGCCTGTTGTCCGGTTATTTCAATCACCGCGATCCCAACCAGGGCACCTGCACCAATTCCTGCCGCTGGAAGTATGACACCACGCCAGCCACGGAAAACGCGGAGGGCGATATCGTGCCCGTGGGGAAACTGGACATTTCATTCGCCGAACTCAACAAGGCCGATTGCGGCGGCGCGGCCCGCCATCCTCTGGCCGATCAAATCTACCTGCTGGAAGAAGAAAACCGCCCGGGCGAATTCATGCCGGTGATGGAGGACGAACACGGCACCTACATCATGAATTCGAAGGACTTGCGCGCCGTCGAGCATGTGCAAAGGCTGGTCGAGATCGGCGTGGACAGCCTGAAGATCGAAGGCCGCACCAAATCGCATTATTACGTAGCGCGCACCGCTCAGGTTTACCGCCAGGCCATCGACGACGCCCTCGCCGGCCACCCGTTCCAGCCGGAACTTTTAGGCGTGCTGGAAAACCTGGCCCAGCGCGGCTACACCGATGGTTTTTATCAGCGCCACCACACCCACGAGCAGCAGAACTACCTGCGTGGCTATTCGGAAAGCCGCAAACAGCAATTCGTCGGCGAAATCACTGGCTTCGACCCGCTCACCGGCAAGGCCGATGTGCTGGCGAAAAACAAGTTCGCGGTCGGCGACCGGCTGGAACTGATACTGCCGGAAGGCAATCGGGACATCGTCGTCGAGCACCTGGAAGACAAAAACGGCAACCCCCTAGCCGAGGCGCCCGGTGGCGGCTGGGAGGTCAAGATTCCATTGCCGACGGCAGCGGCCAAACTCGGACTGCTGGCGAAGTATCTGCCATCGGCTACGACTGTTTAA
- the cysM gene encoding cysteine synthase CysM, with the protein MNVSFPVLESFVGNTPLVRLQRLPGDTRNVILAKLEGNNPAGSVKDRPALSMIQQAEARGEIKPGDRLIEATSGNTGIALAMAAAIKGYRMTLIMPDNMSLERRAAMKAYGAEIILTPAEGSMEAAIDLAREMEARGEGLVLDQFANPDNPRAHYEGTGPEIWRDTQGTVTHFVSSMGTTGTIMGTSQYLKEQNPAIQIVGVQPEGNSKIAGIRRWPQEYLPKIYDASRVDRIIDMSQEEAEDMTRQLAAVEGIFAGVSSGGAVAAALKLSAEVENAVIVVIICDRGDRYLSTGVFPE; encoded by the coding sequence ATGAACGTGTCCTTTCCGGTTCTCGAGTCCTTCGTAGGCAACACGCCCCTGGTGCGTTTGCAGCGCCTGCCGGGCGATACCCGCAATGTCATTCTCGCCAAACTGGAAGGCAACAATCCCGCCGGATCGGTCAAGGACCGGCCGGCCCTGAGCATGATCCAGCAGGCGGAGGCGCGCGGCGAGATCAAGCCCGGCGACCGGCTGATCGAGGCCACCAGCGGCAATACCGGCATCGCCCTGGCCATGGCGGCGGCGATCAAGGGCTATCGCATGACCCTGATCATGCCGGACAACATGAGCCTGGAGCGCCGCGCGGCGATGAAGGCCTATGGCGCGGAAATCATCCTGACTCCCGCGGAAGGCAGCATGGAAGCCGCCATCGACCTGGCGCGGGAAATGGAAGCCCGCGGTGAAGGCTTGGTGCTCGACCAGTTCGCCAACCCCGACAATCCGCGCGCTCACTACGAAGGCACGGGCCCCGAGATCTGGCGCGACACGCAAGGGACCGTGACGCATTTCGTCAGCTCCATGGGAACGACCGGCACCATCATGGGGACTTCGCAATACCTCAAGGAACAGAACCCGGCCATCCAGATCGTCGGGGTTCAACCGGAGGGTAATTCCAAGATCGCCGGCATCCGTCGCTGGCCGCAGGAATATCTGCCCAAGATTTACGACGCCTCCCGGGTGGACCGCATCATCGACATGAGCCAGGAAGAAGCCGAAGACATGACCCGCCAACTCGCGGCGGTGGAAGGCATATTCGCCGGCGTCTCTTCCGGCGGCGCGGTGGCGGCCGCCTTGAAATTGTCGGCCGAGGTCGAGAACGCGGTCATCGTGGTCATCATCTGCGACCGCGGCGACCGCTATCTGTCCACCGGTGTCTTTCCGGAATAG
- a CDS encoding iron-sulfur cluster assembly accessory protein, producing the protein MSITLTESAAKQIAKQLAKRGRGLGLRLGVKKAGCSGLAYVVDYADDLGGDDQVFEEHGVKLIINASDLPVLDGVQVDYTREGISEAFRFHNPNARASCGCGESFTV; encoded by the coding sequence ATGTCCATCACCCTCACCGAAAGCGCCGCCAAACAAATCGCCAAACAATTAGCAAAACGGGGTCGCGGCCTGGGGCTGCGCCTGGGCGTCAAAAAGGCCGGCTGCTCCGGGCTCGCCTATGTGGTCGATTACGCCGACGATTTGGGCGGCGACGATCAGGTTTTCGAGGAACACGGTGTCAAGTTGATCATCAACGCCAGCGATTTGCCCGTACTCGACGGCGTCCAGGTCGATTACACCCGCGAAGGCATCAGCGAGGCTTTCCGCTTTCACAATCCCAATGCGAGGGCTTCTTGCGGTTGCGGCGAGAGCTTTACCGTCTGA
- a CDS encoding DUF4124 domain-containing protein → MDAAPRPCVPRSGLWALAVVMLLAGWGPVRADTYRWVDEQGKVHYSDQVPPEEAKRERARLNEQGRRVERVEAAKTPEQLAREKQLKLWRTEQTRLLTEQHDRDLALLRSFRNEEELQRALSSKLETIDAQIKVVISNRQRQEQYLQSLQQKAAGLELQGKPVNKVQRDNIEATRRQIAIHQGKIGSLENEKKLINDQFARDLQRFRNLLAQREELERSSLWHEPPPAAQDEVAAMVTCQPGAQCERVWGLAKKYVQSRTSLPLFTETDRILQTVSPRADQDIALIVVRIDGKGDNTIFLDLRCARSSLGEENCASARARAIRTDFRSALLGTM, encoded by the coding sequence ATGGATGCCGCCCCCCGCCCCTGCGTTCCTCGTTCTGGTCTGTGGGCGCTGGCCGTCGTGATGCTGCTCGCCGGTTGGGGGCCCGTGCGGGCGGACACGTATCGCTGGGTCGACGAACAAGGCAAGGTGCATTATTCCGACCAGGTGCCTCCCGAGGAGGCGAAGCGCGAGCGGGCCCGGCTCAACGAGCAGGGACGACGGGTCGAACGCGTGGAAGCGGCCAAGACGCCGGAGCAACTGGCGCGGGAAAAGCAGCTCAAGCTCTGGCGTACCGAGCAGACTCGTTTGTTGACCGAGCAACACGACCGCGATCTGGCCCTGTTGCGCTCCTTCCGTAACGAAGAGGAATTGCAACGGGCCTTGTCGAGCAAGCTCGAAACCATCGATGCCCAGATCAAGGTGGTGATATCCAATCGCCAGCGCCAGGAGCAGTATTTACAGTCGCTGCAGCAAAAGGCCGCCGGACTGGAGTTGCAGGGCAAGCCGGTCAACAAGGTACAGCGGGACAATATCGAGGCGACCCGCCGGCAGATTGCCATCCATCAGGGGAAAATCGGCTCGCTGGAGAACGAGAAAAAGCTTATCAACGACCAATTCGCGCGCGATCTGCAGCGCTTCCGGAACCTGCTCGCGCAGCGCGAGGAGCTCGAACGCTCCTCGCTTTGGCATGAGCCGCCCCCCGCGGCGCAGGACGAGGTCGCCGCGATGGTCACGTGTCAGCCCGGAGCGCAATGCGAGCGTGTTTGGGGGTTGGCGAAAAAATATGTTCAGTCGCGCACTAGCCTGCCCCTGTTCACGGAAACCGATCGCATCCTCCAGACCGTCAGTCCCCGAGCCGACCAGGACATTGCCTTGATCGTCGTGCGCATAGACGGCAAGGGCGATAACACCATTTTTCTTGATTTGCGTTGTGCCCGGTCCAGCCTGGGGGAGGAGAACTGCGCGAGTGCCAGGGCGCGGGCCATAAGGACCGATTTCCGCTCGGCGTTGCTGGGTACGATGTAG
- the recF gene encoding DNA replication/repair protein RecF, producing MILTKLDIFDVRNIEYAQLNPSPRINLILGPNGSGKTSLLEAIFLLGRARSFRSSRAAQLIRHGRDSLTVSGRVQGDSAPGLTSLGVRLSKKQREIALRGHKLTSSAELIRAFPVLLVQPASHALLEQSPKSRRQFLDWGAFHLDPDYLSHWRGYVRALSQRNALLRLGDNRNVETWNHELARYGTIVAESRAAYLERLRPCFQEVVRYFLGQYTFTLSLSDGWDSGTSPLISVLTNSWEQDRKLGYTHSGPHRADFAIQVDGKAARNFLSRGQMKLLIISLLLAQAQCLEPAQGGGGCILIDDLASELDERNRIRLLEFLAAREGQCFITATDGRVRHELKADLTAVYDIANGRVEQI from the coding sequence GTGATCCTCACTAAGCTCGACATTTTCGATGTACGCAACATCGAATACGCCCAGTTGAATCCGTCGCCCCGCATCAACCTCATCCTTGGTCCCAATGGCAGCGGCAAAACCAGCCTGCTGGAAGCGATATTTCTATTGGGGCGAGCGCGATCTTTCCGTTCGAGCCGCGCCGCCCAACTCATACGCCACGGACGGGACAGCCTCACCGTATCCGGCCGCGTGCAAGGAGATTCGGCGCCCGGGCTGACTTCCCTGGGCGTACGCCTGAGCAAGAAACAAAGGGAAATCGCGCTCCGCGGGCACAAGCTCACATCCAGCGCCGAACTCATCCGTGCCTTTCCCGTCCTCCTCGTACAACCCGCCAGCCACGCCTTGCTGGAGCAATCGCCCAAGTCGCGGCGCCAGTTCCTGGACTGGGGTGCGTTCCATCTCGACCCCGACTATCTGTCCCATTGGCGCGGCTATGTGCGCGCCCTGAGCCAGCGCAATGCGCTGTTACGCCTGGGCGACAATCGCAATGTCGAGACCTGGAACCATGAGCTCGCGCGGTACGGTACAATAGTCGCCGAGTCCCGAGCGGCTTACCTGGAACGGTTGCGCCCTTGCTTCCAAGAGGTAGTGCGGTATTTTCTCGGCCAGTACACTTTCACCTTGTCTTTGTCCGACGGATGGGACAGCGGCACCAGCCCCCTGATCTCGGTACTGACGAATAGCTGGGAGCAGGACCGTAAACTCGGTTACACCCACTCCGGACCCCACCGAGCCGATTTCGCGATCCAGGTCGACGGCAAGGCCGCGCGCAACTTCCTGTCCCGCGGACAGATGAAGCTATTGATCATCAGTCTGCTGCTGGCGCAGGCGCAATGCCTGGAACCCGCGCAGGGCGGAGGCGGCTGCATCCTGATAGACGACCTGGCCTCAGAGCTGGACGAACGCAATCGCATCCGGTTGCTGGAATTCCTTGCCGCCCGCGAGGGGCAATGTTTCATCACCGCGACGGATGGTCGCGTCCGGCACGAACTTAAAGCAGACCTCACGGCCGTATACGACATCGCAAACGGCCGGGTGGAACAGATTTGA